Genomic window (Culex pipiens pallens isolate TS chromosome 3, TS_CPP_V2, whole genome shotgun sequence):
gcaaccctgtctcaagttatgaccactaaagtgaaatttatgcaaaatttaatcaactttttttcgaatcttgCCGTTTTTTTAACAAGAATGTTGAGGTCGATTGTATCAAATTGTAATGAATTTGAAGActcaaaagattaaaaaaacataaactcaaaaaaataaaacaatcaaagaattaaaaaaaaatagagaaaatcaaaaaaatataataatttggattccttttccaaaaaaaagtgcaacgtggtttatggatggtacgaattcattttttttgatattttttaattcaagctttgaaagttacaaaaattaaataaacataattttttttagatttacaattattttaaaatataaaatctgaaaaaattgaaatactttaaaaaaaattaaataagatcCTTAATtatattatacaaaaaaatctacaaaaatttacaaaatcagggatttttcaattttcaattaaaaaaaatgtcaacagtttttcaaatttgaatagctTAAAAtcaaagcatttttaaatttaatgtcagaCTTGAGAAGGCTTTCTAGGCCTAGTGAaaaacatatctggagttttttttttgaaaaggaccaataaaccaaattttcagtttttgctttttgaatgttttcaatacccctgactcaaggcggttctaaaaacacccaaaaagcaaaaactctaaatttggtgtattggaccttttaaaaaaaactccagatatatataattgggtcctaaaataagTACCCAATTCAACCcgaaaatgacgaacttctcggcACAGTGTCCTGAtctgtcctgatgcaaacaattttcgagctcgagctgtcacagccctgcgaagtatgttggctgacatatcaggcggacagtaaaaaaaacagctagaagacgcctgacaaaaaaaaattgctagaaagagataggcaATCTGACGCAAACCAACgtccagctgccatgtaaacatgctttttttttcctttgcggTGTCAGTTGACGTCTAAGACCGTTTGTGATACATCTCGACTGTAAACATGctttgtgtgtgttttggtaaatttctgaattattcaaaaccccgatttaatcccaccaggggtgagatagagcctttcttactaattaATATAACTTCTTTCAGATCAAAACATCGACTTTGACatgatacaaaaaatattatgatgaaagcaagttattattaatgatgtgttttccaaaagaaattgaaaaagcaattttcaccaaaagaatatttttaatcgtacaaattcttaatcaaacaagcgtttacgacaagcatagcaagcttcccatgcgccagtgacgtcgcacaccgcggttttgatgttctagttttggtacgagtccataaaccgaacaaagcaggcgcaaagcacaaccgaggtacaagcgaaccgcgtgtgccgcacagtGCAGGGTAGCTTGCCATTCAGCAtctacgaaagtgagagagtcagagatagcaaCTTTTtgcaaccgcaccactacacactcaatcgcgagtaccttaggtagatagccattggcgtcgcgagcattgaaaactttgaaaacgatataaaagatgaaaagcttggaaagctccaattggaatccaatgaactctgttaaataaacttacgaaatcacggcagaatgaagcctacttaaaggcgattttaggagcacacgggaaacaaattgaatgTAGCCGAATGAATGTCCTGtgtcttacatgttgtaggaaacatcggtagacaagcaactacaaacgagtatatctCGAGCCATAAACTATATGCGcaagcattctcgcgccagaattcgaagctcaacttgacaacttgtcgacttggcgacaaagcgtcgaaaatcgatgcagtgtgattttttagcgatttttcagATTAAAGTTCATGCTAAATCGTCATATTTACGaacatgaaaatgacgtccagccataaagtaaaacctatactgcccctgatcgcataaatgtcccatatgcattttcatcgcttttgagttattgatgcagtttagttcaaaatcgtgtgctctttctgaaaagcctataacatccagtactttgttctagaaatcaggaggaaatccagttttttctcgaaaacttaacacgtagccttatgtgtgggacaaactttaaatgcgtttttctcaggttgctgtttttgcacatgggacatttatgcgaacatgggcagtatacctttctttagtaagaaaggcaaaaataaaacaatattcaaaattctgagttaagaattccaattccaaattgttttcttttgtttttttttaattttagagcaTAAAAAATCCATctgttttttataatttagaaaaaatatttttttttatattaaagttTTCGAATTTCTAATGTTAATTTGTTTCTCATTTTGGAATTTTCGAAAACAAGTTTCGTTCTGTATtgacaatagagttatctaagcccgatctcacacacactagcttaccgtttgtttttgctggcgggtacaaattttaaccaaaaaaccctgcgtgtacgtacacgcaatacatgcgcacgtatttaagggaccatccataaaccacgtggaaacttttttgggaatcgaaaagtattagggggagagggggtaatatgcacccccggggcaaaatgcaccccctgcttttctcggtatttggaagaattttccggggaaaaaatcatagaaattggaagcttaataCTGCTAAactatgctggaaaaatttgagcgtCGTAGtgtaaaaacagcttaagttatttgcaaaactttaaaatgttgtgttttcatctaattttcattgaagtttctttatgatttttggacaatataaaaaacatttattgttattgtaaatGTTGAGgtgtatagtttttgccataagcTTCACTATTCTGTAGAtatatgagtccaaaaacatcaaaaaatgcatttttaattaaattttctgcaaaaagcgtggtcggggcaaaatgcaccgctgtgaagctcctttgtaaaaacagcggtgtcatctagtggtgactagtgaaaactgcttttacccggtgcattttgccccatgttgtggtgcattttgccccgttgttgtagtgcattttgccccaatgttgcggtgcgtattgccccgcatggttgtttgaaatgaatcagaaatgtttttaaaaatttgatattttcgaacaattttgaggttttttaagacttttttcacatggatgacgaagaataatagttgtttaagaacatcgaacaaaattcttccacagtaatgctgtaatggttgagaaatcacagttttcccttagggggtgcatattaccccctctccccctactttTCTATACAAGtaatgaaaagttgattttttcagcactcaaaaggaagctgaaaaatatattttttacgatAAACAGTAGACcgttatttgagaaaaaaaataacaagaaaagtaagtaaatagtttcaaaacaaaattacaatCAATAAATtacgacagatttttttttacttttttttatgagtTTCAATAAGAATTTCGTTAGCttgttaacgtgaagacttccatcatttccatgatttttcgttcaaagatataaattttgcgtcgctttcaatattttgacaaaattccttctacaagttgtttagaatagtgccctacacacgctgattccttttggtaacgattgtcCGGTGGCGAAATTAGTTAAACtgaattcaatacagagaattttagagtgatgatcaattttcttcaaaaatgatcaacggcttcaccttaaaactTACCCCACTTACCCATCATACTTGGATTGTAACCATGGCAGTAACACTAGAATTTTAATTCTGCAAATTTGGATACTTTTGCTTTCCACTTTCATCTTCCATCACAGCAACCTTCGACAATACTCCAACTCTTTGCCCGAAACTGTCATTCAAATTCCATCCCGAAACAGGAACGGATCGCTTTCAGCGCCCCCTcctccaaaaaaaaacctttccgcTTCCTTTCgagaagatttcaaaaattcaaaaaaaaaatcccctcaAAGTTGTGACCACACGCTCTagtgaaattatttattttgaacaacGCCATCGAATTGTGCGCTGAGAAGAAAAGTTTTAAGGGATGCTACCACGAAACCGCTTCCGGGGCCGCCTGCCGTACCCTAGTGCGGCGACGACGTTCCGTTACGAGAGACCGTACACGGGTTCCGATTACGGGGGCGATTACTACGACGACTACTGTTACGAGCATTATGTAGTTAAGAATTGATCCATTTTGGgaagaattttaatttcgtttttttttctacttccAGAAACAGGCCGAGACCGCGACGGAGCAGACCAACACGGACCAGCAGCTGCAGGCGGTCGTCGATCCGGAGTGTTTGATCAAGCACCCGCTGCAGTTCACGTGGACGCTGTGGTACCAGGAGATGGACCGCTCGAAGAACTGGGAGGACACGCTGAACGAGGTGACGAGCTTCTCGACGGTGGAGGACTTTTGGAGCCTGTACAACCACATCAAGAGCCCGTCGGACATTAAGGCCGGCTCGGACTACTCGCTGTTCAAGACGGGGGTGCGACCGATGTGGGAGGACGAGGGCAACAAGCGGGGCGGCCGGTGGATGCTCAACATTAACCGCGGCCAGCGCCAGGACCTGGACAAGTATTGGCTGGATACGGTGAGGGACTTTGGGGGGGAGAGTTTCTGTTGTGACAGGTTCTGAAACTGCGTTACTTCCTCCTACAGATACTGTGCTTGATTGGTGAAGCTTTCGAGTGTGCCGATGAAATCTGCGGAGCCGTCGTGAATGTTCGTCCTAAAGGAGACAAGATCGGTGAGTCCTCTCTAACTCCCCTTCCAGACTTCGCGCACAAATTCTGACCAACTTTCATTCCTCCCAAACAGCAATCTGGACGGCCAACTTCAACAACCGGGACGCGGTGCTGTCGATCGGTCGCATCTACAAGGAGCGGTTAGGACTGAAATTCCCCATCACGTACCATCTGCACAAGGACACGATGGTCAAGTCCGGCTCGAGCGTGAAAGCGGCCTTCACCGTGTAAAAGCCCGACACGAGTTTTTCGCACCTTcttctgttgttttttttttcttagcctTCCCGCGTTATGAACTCTTAATTTCGCCCGGTTCTCTCTTAACAAACAATCCCTTTCCCCAccccctcttttttttttgttgaagtcGCGCTAGGGCAGATCAGGACTCGTTTAAAATTTCCCCCCTTCCGCACTCCCCTTTCCCCCCTTTTCTCAGAAATATTTATATCgattataaaatataataaatgaaTTTATTGCAACACAAAATTAACCGCCGTGAGTTCGAACCGACGAAAGCGCATCCGGAAAGGTCCGTCACACACGGGACAGAACATGTACTAACGAATTGCAAGCTTATGTTTTAAAACAGTTTGTCTCCAAACGATCGAAAATTGGGCGTCGATTTGGGTGAGAGGttaagaaagagagagagagagagagagtagaatcgtagaaatggtttttttccGTTGTGAACCTTAATTATGTCTTCTTTATTCTGGTAAATCGAAAGTAAATCATCCCGTCAAATGGTGTCGAAGCATCGTGGCGAGCGGAACGAGAGAAGGaaagaaaaatgaaagtttCGCTTGGAATTATATTGCGCGATGCAGAATTATTATTGTAATGGATTATCGACTAATTTACCTATTATGATGATTAgtgtatgattttaaaaatatcaacagcTATTGATTAATTATCGTACCGTGTAAAACCATTTATTATACTTACTATTTTCTAAAACATGAATTTGATTCTTACTTATATTATACTGAAAGAAATTCCTTctccatttttttgttaaatttggttgTTTATGTAGGttatttagaagaaaaaaaaactataatgatatttttttttcattttgatcgttttggaaattttgatcattttgacaattttgatagtcatttcaatcattttggtcattttgataattttggtcgttttgaacattttgatcgttttggtcattttgatcgttttggtcattttgatagttttgaacattttggtcattttgaccattttggtcgttttgatcattttgatcgtttaatcatttaggtcattttgatcgttttggtcattttgatcatttcgataattttgatcattttggtcgtttcgacaattttggtcattttgatcattttggtcattttgatcatttcgataattttgatcattttggtcgtttcgacaattttggtcattttgatcattttggtcattttgatcatttggtcattttgatcgttttggtcattttgatcattttggtctttttgatcgttttgaacattttgatcgttttggtcattttgatcgttttggtcattttgatagttttgaacattttggttattttaccattttgatcattttggtcgttttgatcattttgatcgtttaatcatttaggtcattttggtcgttttggtcattttgatcgttttggtaattttgatcgttttggtcattttggtctttttgatcgttttgaacattttgaacattttgatctttttggtcgttttggtaattttgatcgttttggtctttttgatcgttttgaacattttggtcgttttggtcattatggtctttttgatcattttggtcgtttcgatcatattgattattttggtcgtttcgatcattttggtcgttttggtcattttaatcgttttggtaattttgatagttttggtaattttgatcgttttgatcgttttggtcattttgatcattttggtctttttgatcattttgaacattttggtcgttttggtctttttgatcattttggtcgtttcgatcattttgaatattttggtcgTTTctatcattttgatcgttttggtcattttggtcgttttggtcattttaatcgttttggtaattttgatagttttggtaattttgatcgttttggttgatcgttttgaacattttggtcgttttggttattttgatcgttttggtcatttgatcgttttgatcattttggtctttttgatcgttttgaacattctggtcgttttggtcattttgataattttggtcgttttgatcattgtggtcattttgatcgttttagtcattttggtaagttcgatcattttggtcattttgatcgttttggtcattttgatcattttggtctttttgatcgttttgaacattttgatcgttttggtcattttgatcgttttggtcattttgatagttttgaacattttggtcattttgaccattttgatcattttggtcgttttgatcattttgatcgtttaatcatttaggtcattttgatcgttttggtcattttgatcatttcgataattttgatcattttggtcgattcgacaattttggtcattttgatcattttggtcattttgatcatttggtcattttgatcgttttggtcattttggtctttttgattgttttgaacattttgatcgttttggtcatttttatcgttttggtcatttttatcgttttggtcattttgatcgttttggtcattttggttgttttggtcattttgatcattttggtcgtttcaatcattttggtcattttaatcattttggtcattttggtcgttttggtcattttgatcgttttggtcattttgatcgttttggtcatttttatcgttttggtcattttgatcgttttggtcattttggttgttttggtcattttgatcattttggtcgtttcaatcattttggtcattttaatcattttggtcatttttatcgttttggtcattttgatcgttttggtcattttggttgttttggtcattttgatcattttggtcgtttcaatcattttggtcattttaatcattttggtcattttggtcgttttggtcattttgatcgttttggtaattttgatcgttttggtcattttggtctttttgatcgttttgaacattttggtcgttttggtcattatggtctttttgatcattttggtcgtttcgatcatattgattattttggtcgtttcgatcattttggtcgttttggtcattttaatcgttttggtaattttgatagttttggtaattttgatcgttttgatcattttgatcattttgatctttttgatcgttttgaacattttggtcgttttggttattttgatcgttttggtcatttgatcgttttggtcatttgatcgttttggtcattttgatcattttggtggttttgatcattttggtcgttttggtctgTTGAGTTGAAGACTGCGCGCAATCAAGTAGGCACTGTGTGCCGGCAGCTTGGTTACAATTATtagttgaataaacttactaCCGATTGGACGTATTTCTAATCCACTGCGTTCTCATTACTCTTACAAGAGGTTATGGGCCCAGACGTGCGCGAAGACTAGCGGAAGATGTCCGATCGGAATTACGGGATCGAACGGCTGGTCGGTCGGGAGAACTGGGCTGATTGGAAGTTTGCGGTCCAAACCCATCTGGAAGTTGAAGACCTGTGGGATGCCGTCGAACCGAAGGTGAAGGCGGATGGAACGGTGGAAGCGGTCGACCCGGCCAAGAGCAAGCTTGCGCGAGGGAAGATCATCCAGTTCCTGGAACCGGTAAACTACTACCACGTTCGCGAAGCGAAGACGGCGCAAGAAGCTTGGAAGAATCTGGTCAACGCGTTCGAGGAGAGCGGACTCACGCGGGAGGTCGGATTGCTGCACAAGCTCATCAGGACCGATCTGGACAGCTGCGGAACGATGGAAATCTACGCGAACCAGATCATCTCGGCGTGCCACCAGCTGAAAAGCATCGGATTCCCGATTCCAGACAGGTTCGTAGGAGCGTTGCTGTTGGCGGGGCTGCCGGACCGGTTCAAGCCCATGGTAATGGCGCTCAAGAACTCCGGAATGGCGATCACGGGGGACTCCGTGAAGACGATTCTGCTGCAGGAAGAGGACGAGCTGTTGCCAGGTGAAAAAACATTCGTTGCTAAGCGGCGAGTCAACAAGCCAGGTGGTTACCGACGCAACACCCAAACAGCGGGCGGTTTCCATGGCGACGACCAAACAGCGAGCGGCTCTCGTAGCAACCACGGTTCGCGAAAAAGTCAGCCGGAGGAACGCGGCCCACGGTGCAGGAAGTGCAACAAAATTGGCCACATTGCGAAGCACTGCCCCGAGAAGGATGCCGTGCGAGGGAAGCAAGCGTTGTGCACGGTGCTGTCAACATTCAAGTCGGCCGGGACGGACGACTGGTACCTGGACTCAGGTGCGACACAGCACATGACGCGGAACCTGGAGCTGCTGGAGGACGTGCGGGACCGGAGCGGAACGGTTGTAGCTGCCAACAAGGAGTCGATGGAGATCCAGGCATGCGGAACGGCCACGCTCTTCCCGTCGTGTTTCAATGGTGAGGAACCTGTTCCGGTAAGCGATGTGCACTTTGTCCCCGATCTTTCGACAAATTTGCTGTCGATCGCACAAATCGTACGCAAGAGCAACACGGTGCTGTTCAACGCGGACGGCTGCATTATCCGGAACGCTGATGGCGGCGTCGTTGCGACTGGTGTTATCGAGGATGACCTGTTCAAGGTGGACCAGCGTAAGAACAAGGCGCTGGCGTGCTCGCGCGTGGAGACTCTCGAGACTTGGCACAAGCGCCTGGGTCACCTGAACGTGAGCAGCATCAAGAAACTGGCCAACGGTGTAGCCAGCGGTGTGCAGATCAACGGAGACGGCATGGACGATTGTCAGATTTGCCCGATGGGGAAACAAGCTCGATTGCCATTCAGCAAGAGTGGTTCCCGCGCCGAGGAGTTGCTTGAGGTAATTCATTCCGATATCGCTGGCCCGATGGAGCTGCCGTCCGTCGGCGGTTGTCGGTACTACGTTTCGTTTATCGACGACAAGTCCCGACGAGCGTTTGTGTACTTTCTCAAGACCAAGTCGGAGGACGAAGTACTGGCTTGCTTCAAAGAATTCCATGTCCTGGCGGAGCGCCAGACAGGCCGGAAGTTGAAGACGTTGCGTACGGACAACGGCAAAGAGTACGTCAACAAGGGATTCCGGGAGTACTTGAAGCGGATGGGCATCCGACACCAGACCACCAACGACTACACTCCAGAGCAGAACGGGATGGCCGAACGCTTCAACCGGACAGCGGTCGAGAGAGGGCGCTGCATGTTGTTCGAGGCCAAGCTCCCGAAACCATTCTGGGCTGAGGCGGTGAATGCTGCAGTTTACCTCATGAACCGATCGCCAACCAGTGGTCACAGTCTCACACCGGAGGAGATGTGGAGCGGAAAGAAACCGGATCTCTCTCACGTTCGCGTGTTCGGAACGAAGGCGATGGTGCAAGTGCCGAAAGTCAAGCGCAAGAAGTGGGATTCGAAGTCTCGTGAGTGTGTGCTGATTGGATTTGAAGAGGACACGAAGGGGTACCGCCTGTACGACCTCGCGAGCAAGACATTCCTAAAGAGTCGTGAAGTGACTTTCATCAACGAAGGCTTGGGCGAGAAAGCGGCTGTCACGAAGAAGAAACCGGAGGTAATTTCCCTTGACTTCGGTACAACTCCGAAGGTTGATGCCGCGCAGCAGCCTGGACTGGTTCCGCCGGAACCGGATGCCGTTGAGGAGGAGCAGCCTCTCGATGTTGATGATGTCCTCGAAGACGACGGCCACGAAGAGCCTGTGGTGGATGCTGCGGTCCCTGGGCCTAGGACCGATGCTGTGGTCGATGACCAAGTAGCTAGCAGTAGTTCGACCATGACCAACGTGCTCCCTCCGCAAAACATTTCCAAACCACCCGGGTCAGGGGTGTTGGGGCGCAGCGGTCGGGAGCACATCCTTCCAGGCAAGTACAAAGACTTTATCGTTTCTGGCAAAGGTCTACCCGTGTCCACCATTTCTCAGACACTCGACGACGATTCGAGCGACTCCAGCGAATACGATGATGCCGATGATGTTGAGTTTGGAGGGCTAGCAACTTGCCACCGAGACGATCCACTTGCGGAGCCGCGGACCTACGCGGAGGCGATGGCGTCGCCGGACGCGGAGCGCTGGAAGCAAGCGATGGTCGACGAGCTTGAGTCGATCAAGGCCAACGAGACGTGGACTCTCGTCGACCTGCCCCCGGGTCGGAAGGCTGTTGGCTCGAAATGGGTCTACAAAATCAAGCGGGACGCGGATGGTCGCGTGTTGCGGTTCAAGGCACGGTTGGTTGCACAAGGATTCAGCCAACAATACGGGACCGACTACGACGAGGTGTTCGCGCCGGTGGTGCGACAAACGACCTTTCGCGCGCTGATGGCTGTTGCTGCGAAGAAACGCATGACCGTGAAGCAGTACGACATCAAGACCGCCTTCCTGTACGGCGATCTTGAGGAGGAGATTTACATGCGTCAGCCACGCGGATTCGAAGGCGCCAAAGGCAAGGTGTGCAAGCTGAAGAAGAGCCTGTACGGACTGAAGCAGGCGGCGCGGTCCTGGAATCAGAAGCTTCACGATGCCTTGAAGCGGCAAGGATTCGAGCGATGTGTGGGGGACACGTGCCTGTACCGCAAGCGACGAGCTGGACGTTGGTGCTATGTTCTTGTGTACGTGGACGACTTGATTGTTGCGAGCGAAGATCCGAAGATGATCGAGGCCTTGGCCGGAGCGCTGCAGCAAAACTTCGAGATGAGCGTTCTGGGAGACATCCGGTTCTACCTCGGTATGGAGATCGAGAAGAACGCACAAGGTGATTACTTCCTGAGCCAACGGAAGAAC
Coding sequences:
- the LOC120413491 gene encoding eukaryotic translation initiation factor 4E1-like isoform X2, translating into MAGKTNEELEKQAETATEQTNTDQQLQAVVDPECLIKHPLQFTWTLWYQEMDRSKNWEDTLNEVTSFSTVEDFWSLYNHIKSPSDIKAGSDYSLFKTGVRPMWEDEGNKRGGRWMLNINRGQRQDLDKYWLDTILCLIGEAFECADEICGAVVNVRPKGDKIAIWTANFNNRDAVLSIGRIYKERLGLKFPITYHLHKDTMVKSGSSVKAAFTV
- the LOC120413491 gene encoding eukaryotic translation initiation factor 4E-like isoform X1, which gives rise to MLPRNRFRGRLPYPSAATTFRYERPYTGSDYGGDYYDDYCYEHYKQAETATEQTNTDQQLQAVVDPECLIKHPLQFTWTLWYQEMDRSKNWEDTLNEVTSFSTVEDFWSLYNHIKSPSDIKAGSDYSLFKTGVRPMWEDEGNKRGGRWMLNINRGQRQDLDKYWLDTILCLIGEAFECADEICGAVVNVRPKGDKIAIWTANFNNRDAVLSIGRIYKERLGLKFPITYHLHKDTMVKSGSSVKAAFTV